From Gimesia panareensis, the proteins below share one genomic window:
- a CDS encoding tetratricopeptide repeat protein, translating into MSTPSSLYDEAVKIYESGEVEQAVEKLKEVLAADENYVLAHSASAVYYQKLGKFDEAIEHAKKVTELEPDDNFSYLQLSVICQRCGRIAEAEDALAKAHSMGQKK; encoded by the coding sequence ATGAGTACTCCATCTAGTCTGTACGATGAAGCAGTCAAAATTTATGAAAGTGGGGAAGTGGAACAGGCGGTTGAGAAACTGAAAGAAGTACTGGCCGCAGATGAAAACTACGTACTGGCCCACTCCGCCTCGGCCGTCTATTACCAGAAACTGGGTAAATTCGACGAGGCCATCGAACATGCCAAAAAGGTCACCGAGCTGGAACCGGATGACAACTTTTCCTATCTGCAGCTCTCCGTCATCTGCCAGCGGTGTGGACGCATCGCGGAAGCAGAGGATGCGCTGGCGAAAGCCCACTCGATGGGACAGAAGAAATAG
- the clpP gene encoding ATP-dependent Clp endopeptidase proteolytic subunit ClpP, translating to MTVLTPYVIEKNGRDERAMDIYSRLLQDRIVMMGSQVNDQVAQSLVAQLLFLQFDDPEADIHFYINSPGGSVTAGMAIYDTMQYISCDVATYCIGQAASMGALLLTAGAPGKRNALPNSRIMIHQPLAGMQGTATDLEIHAKEVLKMKRRLNEILLHHTGQTLEKIEEDTDRDNFMDSQEAKEYGLIDNVLDHLDLPGAKEQS from the coding sequence ATGACGGTCCTTACTCCTTATGTGATCGAAAAGAATGGCCGCGATGAACGGGCCATGGATATCTACAGTCGTCTCCTGCAGGATCGTATCGTAATGATGGGGTCTCAGGTCAACGATCAGGTGGCCCAGAGTCTGGTCGCCCAGTTGCTGTTTCTGCAGTTCGACGATCCGGAAGCTGACATCCATTTTTACATCAACTCGCCCGGTGGTTCAGTCACCGCCGGTATGGCCATCTACGACACGATGCAGTACATTTCGTGCGACGTGGCCACCTACTGTATCGGGCAGGCTGCCAGTATGGGGGCGCTGCTCCTGACTGCCGGTGCTCCCGGTAAACGGAATGCTCTGCCCAACAGCCGGATCATGATTCACCAGCCGCTCGCCGGGATGCAGGGAACTGCAACCGACCTGGAAATTCACGCCAAAGAAGTCTTGAAAATGAAGCGGCGTCTGAATGAGATTCTGCTGCACCACACCGGTCAGACCCTGGAGAAAATTGAAGAGGATACTGACCGCGATAACTTCATGGATTCCCAGGAAGCCAAGGAATACGGTCTGATCGACAACGTGCTCGATCACCTGGATCTGCCCGGAGCCAAAGAACAGTCTTAA
- a CDS encoding ClpP family protease: MFDPLSGQMPTQANQRARSYSQQRQMGIGDLLLDNRIIFLDSVINDASANLIVMKLLYLQSENRHQDIHLYINSPGGSVTSTMAIYDTMQFIECDVATYCVGLAASGGAILMAGGQKGKRYILPHAKMMIHQPFGEVGGQVSDIEIQAKDILDTREVLNKILADHTGQTIEKIAHDTARDRFLTSAESVEYGLVDEVLIRDKGEKDKENK, from the coding sequence ATGTTCGATCCCTTATCAGGGCAGATGCCGACTCAGGCGAATCAACGTGCCAGAAGCTATTCACAGCAGCGCCAGATGGGCATTGGTGACCTTCTGCTGGACAATCGGATCATCTTTCTGGACAGCGTGATTAACGACGCCAGCGCGAATCTGATCGTGATGAAGCTGCTCTACCTGCAGTCGGAAAATCGTCATCAGGACATCCATTTATATATCAATTCCCCCGGCGGTTCCGTCACCTCTACCATGGCCATCTACGACACCATGCAGTTCATCGAGTGTGATGTTGCCACCTACTGCGTTGGTCTGGCTGCCAGTGGCGGGGCGATTCTGATGGCCGGCGGTCAGAAAGGCAAACGGTATATTCTGCCCCATGCCAAAATGATGATTCACCAGCCCTTCGGTGAAGTGGGCGGACAGGTTTCTGACATCGAGATTCAGGCCAAGGACATTCTGGATACCCGGGAAGTGCTGAATAAAATCCTGGCTGATCACACCGGTCAGACGATCGAAAAAATTGCGCATGACACCGCCCGAGACCGCTTCCTGACTTCTGCTGAATCGGTCGAGTATGGACTGGTCGACGAAGTCCTGATTCGTGACAAGGGCGAAAAAGACAAAGAGAACAAGTAG
- a CDS encoding DUF1559 family PulG-like putative transporter — MKQQLKSCSRRGASVVELIVVIVIACLLVAVVLPAIPRSRRPARKLSCLNNMRNIGLAVVNYSSGADSHLPLLVEPGMDRSLVTVPHPNMGNDDLNWCITVLPFLDSVAFRQKWDQVAPLAAQFGASAEQLKAQADLKKTVFPVFNCPDDPHNKEPGALSYVVNVGYVTSNYNTAGDKTHRPDSADGGLDGDITTTEDIPVKFGSGVFWRPYSTRMSLDIISAGDGLTQTLMLSENLQAGDWSDTDTGSLGFGIDIQGVYPSGSTSLALPANFDLVNATTANDSRIGANPSAAKRKAWRPSSDHPRGAVNVIFCDGSGRSFSPNMDPGIYARLLTPQGLHYGQDPIFESDF; from the coding sequence ATGAAGCAGCAATTGAAAAGCTGTTCGCGCAGGGGAGCTTCAGTTGTTGAACTGATCGTCGTAATTGTCATTGCCTGTCTCCTGGTAGCAGTGGTTCTGCCGGCCATTCCTCGTAGCAGAAGACCCGCCAGAAAACTGTCCTGTCTGAACAACATGCGGAATATCGGCCTGGCGGTGGTGAATTATTCTTCCGGTGCCGATTCACACCTGCCCCTGCTGGTCGAACCAGGTATGGACAGGTCCCTGGTCACCGTGCCCCATCCGAATATGGGGAACGACGATCTCAACTGGTGCATCACCGTGCTGCCATTTCTGGATTCAGTTGCGTTCAGACAAAAGTGGGATCAGGTGGCCCCCCTGGCTGCGCAGTTTGGTGCGTCGGCTGAACAACTCAAGGCCCAGGCTGATCTCAAAAAGACGGTTTTCCCTGTTTTTAACTGCCCCGACGATCCACACAACAAGGAACCGGGGGCGCTTTCCTATGTGGTCAATGTGGGCTATGTCACGTCGAACTATAATACTGCTGGTGACAAAACACACCGTCCCGACAGTGCGGACGGCGGACTGGACGGGGACATCACCACCACGGAAGATATCCCGGTCAAGTTCGGCTCCGGTGTCTTCTGGAGACCTTATTCGACCCGTATGTCACTCGACATCATCTCGGCAGGTGACGGACTGACCCAGACGCTGATGCTGTCCGAAAACCTCCAGGCCGGGGACTGGTCGGACACTGATACCGGCAGCCTGGGCTTTGGCATCGACATTCAGGGCGTCTACCCCAGCGGCTCAACTTCACTCGCACTACCAGCGAATTTCGATCTGGTCAATGCCACGACGGCGAACGATTCGCGCATCGGCGCCAATCCGAGTGCCGCAAAAAGAAAGGCCTGGCGACCCAGTTCAGATCATCCCCGTGGTGCCGTGAATGTCATCTTCTGCGATGGGAGTGGCAGGTCGTTTTCACCCAATATGGATCCTGGTATCTATGCTCGTTTGTTGACCCCCCAGGGGCTGCACTATGGACAGGATCCGATATTCGAGTCCGATTTCTAG